The Periplaneta americana isolate PAMFEO1 chromosome 10, P.americana_PAMFEO1_priV1, whole genome shotgun sequence genome includes a window with the following:
- the LOC138707782 gene encoding mucin-3A-like: MSANSGFYSGKEGAVTSGVHTSTSERTEEEESGTTKMKPSTNETKVSVNNTFYSENGATIIIEVHSASTEPIVSANSEFHSEIERAITFGIHHSTTEPTMSSKNTFYSEQNRSGSTEVKSSTKETKFSVNSKFHSHIGTTENPDIYFPSPETITSATSGFRSQKEEAVTSGVHLSTWEPTEQERSANTEIKPFTNKTMVSVNSTFHSQKEATTTPKVLHLASTEPIASKSSGIYFEKKEPVTSGVRTSTTVRTEKEISETIEIKPSTNETKVSVNGTFYSDKGRIITTEVYLPSTGPIMSANSGFYSEKEEAVTSRVHTSTNERTDEERSGTTEVKHSRNETKVSVNNTFYSENGTTITIDVHSANTEPIMSTNSGFHSQTESAITSAVYLSTTEQTVSTDTTFYSERERSGTTEVIPSTKKTKFSVNSTFYSEKGTTITPNVSHIASTKPTISTNSGLYPEKERTVISEVHASATQSTVQERSGTNEVEPFANETKVSVNSAFHSEKGTTITPEVQFASSKPTVSTNSGFYSVKEGAVTSEVHTSATQSTVQEGSETNEVKPFTNETKVSVNSTFQSERGTITTEVQLANSKLAVSTNSGFYSEKKGPIIPGIYLPTTESTLSSNITFYSERERSGTTEVIPSTKKTKFSVNSTFYSEKGTITPEVSHLASTKPTVSTNSGFYPEKEGAVTSGVHTSTTQSTVQNRSGTNEVKPFTKEIKFSVNSIFHSEKETTITPEVHLASSKPTVSTDSEFYSEKVGAVTSGVHTSTTQSTVQDRSGTNEVKPFTNETKVSVSNTFHSEKETTITPEVHLASSKPTVSTNSGFYSEKVGAVTSRLHTSTTQSTVQERSGTNEVKPFTNETKVSVSNTFHSEKETTITPEVHLASSEPTVSTNSGFYSDKVGAVTSGVHTSATQSTVQERSGTNEVKPFTNETKVSVSNTFHSEKETTLTPEVHLASSKPTVSINSGFYSEKVGTVTSGLHTSTTQSTVQERSGTNEVKPFTNETKVSVSNTFHSEKETTITPEVHLPSSEPTVSTNGGFYSEKVGAVTSGVHTSATQSTVQEGSGTNEVKPFTNETKVSVNSTFQSEKGTITPEVQLASSKLTLSTNSGFYSEKEGPVISGIYLPTTESTVLSNTTFYSVQERSETAEVKPSTKKTRFSVKSTFYSGKGTTVTPEVYLASTESIGSTSSGFYSEKERAVTSELYFPTTESTVSANSTFYSEHERTVTTEVKPSINETIVSVNSTFYSEKEATITPKVVHLTSTEPILSTNSGFYSEKEGAITSGVHFSATHPTEQDRSETTEGKPFTKEIKFSVNGTFYSEKETSTTPEVYLVSTESTLSGKTAFYSEEERSVTTEINPFSNESKVSVNSTFYSEKETFITPEVHLANSEAMVYTSSGFYSGKERGVMSGVRLSTTEPNLSGDRTFYSEQEQSVTTAVKLPTGRSAASVSSTFPSDQTKSLPFKVYHSTTMPYMSTSSTLHSGQESSAGVHLPTTRLSVSANNGSLSKTETSPTPAVDVLITGKSVSPISTFISEQETHVNTEVHFSTSMPTVPTNNTFNSEKEKVVTPEVYFAPSIPTVHANSIFNSEKGKSVTSDVHFSTITTNSTFNSVREKSGVTYKPTIFEHSTFHSKNEPSVTIGTKVSNNESTLSAHHTFYSEQETSITPTIKLPYNESFMSTKNRSHSKEDKSIITEMTTHSHEKSVPSHSTHFSTEESYVTPVIKLSTPEYDTYFSDSAGIKHSSTERAIDSSHNLFHTDKYKSVTPGITTPKTETNASENSLIYSESGTSLTTEKKYSSSEGSDSEPFKYSSKQERVVSQEIQFFSTERSSSVPSTIYSDEGNSVTHEMKANMTEPNVSVYSKDHNDKEQLVTSGVQSALLSDKDKSITSDVKTFSNGPRYYDREISVTSGVNNSTIDPIVSPSNEYYFRSENTLQPGINLTTIKGNHIKSKNDSLYEETSLGERTSKYSSVVTPVGGIYTTQFFQESNATSLHAAQSRVSGHYEFLTVMSYRMNETEAISTINFIPSTSLANNKEEETFQTSTMTTLILPNSEGRNNNNILKKEPTAIMHGDERFSESTLQPSVTIHHAMVSENINKMPRNGTEISIDDHSVTKELEYNWPSTVSYNPNDKEGITYSPEISNPKQSSQTVKDAEIEETQTKESISPSGKNTASFNKENLHTYSTYIPIKHSTFTKIIEPYTTETLAWTSQQYSSPITKQRTDLGTTNNHFHDNINTSRPMYSTQISEPERQSNIKSIPTANTLNISYVTQNGTFSSSTTVSYESSTANLMSLLYSTASSATKPDLTTSTSRTTLPALLPACEEIGSFRAPNSCHHYYDCLYYGKGEIVQSRVKKCRGCFVFNSQLGICDIPEHVPECSANPKASNCTSEGYFLVPGSTSAYYVCKKNAEGFIHRETRECGGERIKNCTFLQNITLFSDEKGFKCTENGFFSHPNDCNKFIHCVKKVNGTFVPEVKSCSSRLFFNEVGGYCDHPENILSLEESYDVDVR, translated from the exons ATGTCTGCAAACAGTGGATTTTATTCTGGGAAAGAGGGAGCTGTAACTTCTGGAGTACATACCTCTACATctgaaagaactgaggaagaggaATCTGGAACTACTAAAATGAAACCTTCCACAAAtgaaacaaaagtttctgtaaacAATACATTTTACTCTGAGAATGGAGCAACTATTATCATTGAAGTTCACAGTGCTAGCACAGAACCAATAGTATCTGCAAACAGTGAATTTCATTCTGAGATAGAGAGAGCCATAACTTTTGGAATACACCACTCTACAACTGAACCAACTATGTCCTCAAAGAACACATTTTATTCCGAGCAAAATAGATCTGGAAGTACTGAAGTAAAATCTTCcacaaaggaaacaaaattttCTGTTAACAGTAAATTTCATTCTCATATAGGAACAACTGAAAACCCTGATATATATTTTCCTAGTCCTGAAACAATAACATCTGCAACCAGTGGATTTCGTTCTCAGAAGGAGGAAGCCGTAACTTCCGGAGTACATCTCTCTACATGGGAACCAACTGAGCAAGAGAGATCTGCAAATACTGAAATAAAACCTTTTACAAATAAAACAATGGTTTCTGTAAACAGTACATTTCATTCTCAGAAAGAAGCAACTACAACTCCTAAAGTCCTACACCTTGCTAGTACTGAACCAATAGCGTCTAAAAGCAGTGGAATTTATTTTGAGAAAAAGGAACCTGTCACTTCTGGTGTACGTACTTCTACAACTGTACGAACTGAGAAAGAGATATCTGAAACTATTGAAATAAAACCTTCCACAAACGAAACAAAAGTTTCTGTGAACGGAACATTTTATTCTGATAAAGGAAGAATTATAACCACTGAAGTATACCTTCCTAGCACTGGACCAATAATGTCTGCAAACAGTGGATTTTATTCTGAGAAAGAGGAGGCTGTAACTTCTAGAGTACATACTTCTACAAATGAACGAACTGACGAAGAGAGATCTGGAACTACTGAAGTAAAACATTCCAGAAAtgaaacaaaagtttctgtaaacaatacattttattctGAAAACGGAACAACTATTACCATTGACGTTCACAGTGCTAATACTGAACCAATAATGTCTACAAACAGTGGATTTCATTCCCAGACAGAGAGTGCTATAACTTCTGCAGTATATCTCTCTACAACTGAACAAACTGTGTCCACAGACACCACATTTTATTCTGAGCGAGAGAGATCTGGAACTACTGAAGTAATACCTtccacaaagaaaacaaaattttctgtAAACAGCACATTTTATTCTGAGAAAGGAACAACTATAACTCCTAATGTCTCACACATTGCTAGCACTAAACCAACAATATCTACAAACAGTGGACTTTATCCTGAGAAAGAGAGAACTGTAATTTCGGAAGTACATGCCTCAGCAACTCAATCAACTGTACAAGAGAGATCTGGAACTAATGAAGTGGAACCTTTCGCAAAcgaaacaaaagtttctgtaaacAGTGCATTTCATTCTGAGAAAGGAACAACTATAACCCCTGAAGTACAATTTGCTAGCTCTAAACCAACAGTGTCTACAAACAGTGGATTTTATTCTGTGAAAGAGGGAGCTGTAACTTCTGAAGTACATACCTCTGCAACTCAATCAACTGTACAAGAGGGATCTGAAACTAATGAAGTTAAACCTTTCACAAAcgaaacaaaagtttctgtaaacAGTACATTTCAATCTGAGAGAGGAACTATAACAACTGAAGTACAACTTGCTAACTCTAAGCTAGCAGTGTCTACAAACAGTGGATTTTATTCTGAGAAGAAGGGACCCATAATTCCCGGAATATATCTCCCTACAACTGAATCAACTCTATCGTCAAACATCACATTCTATTCTGAGCGAGAGAGATCTGGAACTACTGAAGTAATACCTtccacaaagaaaacaaaattttctgtAAACAGCACATTTTATTCTGAGAAGGGAACTATAACTCCTGAAGTCTCACACCTTGCTAGCACTAAACCAACAGTATCTACAAACAGTGGATTTTATCCAGAGAAAGAGGGAGCTGTAACTTCTGGAGTACATACCTCTACAACTCAATCAACTGTACAAAACAGATCTGGAACTAATGAAGTGAAACCTTtcacaaaggaaataaaattttctgtaaatAGTATATTTCATTCTGAGAAAGAAACAACTATAACCCCTGAAGTGCACCTTGCTAGTTCTAAACCAACAGTGTCTACAGACAGTGAATTTTATTCTGAGAAAGTGGGAGCTGTAACATCTGGAGTACATACCTCCACAACTCAATCAACTGTACAAGACAGATCTGGAACTAATGAAGTGAAACCTTTCACAAAcgaaacaaaagtttctgtaagtaatacatttcattctgAGAAAGAAACAACTATAACCCCTGAAGTACACCTTGCTAGCTCTAAACCAACAGTGTCTACAAACAGTGGATTTTATTCTGAGAAAGTGGGAGCTGTAACATCTAGATTACATACCTCTACAACTCAATCAACTGTACAAGAGAGATCTGGAACTAATGAAGTGAAACCTTTCACAAAcgaaacaaaagtttctgtaagtaatacatttcattctgAGAAAGAAACAACTATAACCCCTGAAGTACACCTTGCTAGCTCTGAACCAACAGTGTCTACAAACAGTGGATTTTATTCTGACAAAGTGGGAGCTGTAACTTCTGGAGTACATACCTCTGCAACTCAATCAACTGTACAAGAGAGATCTGGAACTAATGAAGTGAAACCTTTCACAAAcgaaacaaaagtttctgtaagtaatacatttcattctgAGAAAGAAACAACTCTAACCCCTGAAGTACACCTTGCTAGCTCTAAACCAACAGTGTCTATAAACAGTGGATTTTATTCTGAGAAAGTGGGAACTGTAACATCTGGATTACATACCTCTACAACTCAATCAACTGTACAAGAGAGATCTGGAACTAATGAAGTGAAACCTTTCACAAAcgaaacaaaagtttctgtaagtaatacatttcattctgAGAAAGAAACAACTATAACCCCTGAAGTACACCTTCCTAGCTCTGAACCAACAGTGTCTACAAACGGTGGATTTTATTCTGAGAAAGTGGGAGCTGTAACTTCTGGAGTACATACCTCTGCAACTCAATCAACTGTACAAGAGGGATCTGGAACTAATGAAGTGAAACCTTTCACAAAcgaaacaaaagtttctgtaaacAGTACATTTCAATCTGAGAAAGGAACTATAACCCCTGAAGTACAGCTTGCTAGCTCTAAACTAACACTGTCTACAAATAGTGGATTTTATTCTGAGAAGGAGGGACCCGTAATTTCCGGAATATATCTCCCTACAACTGAATCAACTGTATTGTCAAACACCACATTTTACTCTGTGCAAGAAAGATCTGAAACTGCTGAAGTAAAACCTTCCACAAAGAAAACAAGGTTTTCTGTAAAGAGTACATTTTATTCAGGGAAAGGAACAACTGTAACCCCTGAGGTATACCTTGCCAGCACAGAATCAATAGGGTCTACAAGCAGTGGATTTTATTCTGAGAAAGAGAGAGCTGTAACTTCCGAACTATATTTCCCTACAACGGAATCAACTGTGTCTGCAAATAGCACATTTTATTCTGAACATGAGAGAACTGTAACTACTGAAGTGAAACCATCCATAAATGAAACCATTGTTTCTGTTAACAGTACATTTTATTCTGAGAAAGAAGCAACTATAACCCCTAAAGTTGTACACCTTACTAGCACTGAACCAATATTGTCTACAAACAGTGGATTTTATTCGGAGAAAGAGGGAGCCATAACTTCTGGAGTACATTTTTCTGCAACTCATCCAACAGAGCAAGATAGATCTGAAACTACTGAAGGGAAACCtttcacaaaagaaataaaattttctgtaaacGGTACATTTTATTCTGAGAAAGAAACTTCTACAACTCCTGAAGTATATCTTGTTAGCACTGAATCAACTTTGTCTGGAAAGACTGCATTTTACTCCGAGGAAGAGAGATCTGTAACTACAGAAATAAATCCATTCAGTAATGAATCAAAAGTTTCTGTAAACAGTACATTTTATTCTGAGAAAGAGACATTTATAACCCCTGAAGTACACCTTGCTAACTCTGAAGCAATGGTGTATACAAGCAGTGGATTTTATTCCGGAAAAGAAAGAGGTGTAATGTCTGGAGTACGTCTCTCTACAACTGAGCCAAATTTGTCAGGGGACAGAACATTTTATTCTGAGCAAGAACAATCTGTAACTACTGCAGTAAAACTTCCCACTGGTAGGTCAGCAGCGTCTGTGAGCAGTACATTTCCTTCTGACCAAACAAAATCTCTACCTTTTAAAGTATACCATTCTACAACTATGCCATATATGTCTACAAGCAGTACACTCCATTCTGGGCAAGAAAGTTCTGCAGGTGTACATCTTCCTACTACCAGACTAAGTGTTTCTGCAAACAATGGATCTCTTTCTAAGACAGAAACATCTCCAACCCCTGCAGTAGATGTTCTTATTACCGGCAAATCTGTTTCTCCTATTAGTACATTTATTTCTGAGCAAGAAACACATGTAAATACTGAAGTACATTTTTCTACTTCTATGCCAACTGTTCCTACAAACAATACATTTAATTCTGAGAAAGAAAAAGTTGTAACTCCAGAAGTATATTTCGCTCCTTCTATACCTACTGTGCATGCAAACAGTATATTTAATTCTGAGAAAGGGAAATCTGTAACTTCTGATGTACATTTTTCTACAATTACAACAAACAGTACATTTAATTCTGTTCGAGAAAAATCTGGGGTGACCTATAAACCGACTATTTTCGAACATAGTACATTTCATTCTAAAAATGAGCCGTCTGTAACTATTGGGACGAAAGTTTCTAATAATGAGTCAACTCTCAGTGCTCACCATACATTTTATTCTGAACAGGAAACATCCATAACTCCAACAATTAAACTTCCCTACAATGAGTCATTTATGTCCACTAAAAACAGGAGTCATTCGAAAGAAGATAAATCTATAATTACTGAAATGACAACACATAGCCATGAAAAATCTGTCCCTTCACACAGCACTCATTTTTCTACTGAAGAAAGCTACGTTACACCTGTAATAAAACTTTCTACCCCTGAATATGACACATATTTTTCTGATAGTGCTGGAATCAAACACTCTAGTACTGAAAGAGCAATTGATTCCTCTCATAATTTGTTTCATACTGATAAATATAAATCGGTAACGCCTGGAATAACTACCCCCAAAACTGAAACTAATGCTTCTGAAAACAGCTTAATTTATTCAGAAAGTGGAACATCATTAACCACCGAAAAAAAATATTCCAGTTCTGAAGGAAGTGACTCTGAACCCTTTAAATATTCTTCTAAGCAAGAAAGAGTTGTATCTCAAGAAATACAATTCTTTAGTACCGAGAGGAGTAGTTCTGTGCCAAGCACTATTTATTCTGATGAAGGAAATTCCGTGACTCATGAAATGAAAGCTAACATGACGGAACCAAATGTATCTGTATATAGTAAAGATCATAATGATAAAGAGCAACTTGTAACATCTGGGGTGCAGTCTGCACTTTTGTCTGATAAAGATAAGTCTATAACTTCTGATGTGAAAACTTTCAGCAATGGACCACGTTATTATGACCGAGAAATATCTGTCACTTCTGGAGTAAATAATTCTACCATTGACCCAATTGTTTCTCCATCTAATGAATATTACTTTCGAAGTGAAAACACTTTGCAACCAGGAATTAATCTTACTACCATAAAAGGAAATCACATTAAAAGTAAAAATGATTCTCTTTATGAAGAAACAAGTTTAGGTGAACGTACGTCAAAGTACAGTAGTGTTGTTACACCTGTAGGTGGGATTTATACAACACAGTTCTTTCAGGAAAGTAATGCCACTTCTTTGCATGCTGCACAGTCTCGGGTATCAGGACATTATGAATTCCTCACAGTAATGTCTTATAGAATGAATGAAACTGAGgcaatatcaacaataaatttTATACCAAGTACATCATTGGCAAATAACAAAGAAGAGGAGACATTTCAAACATCCACAATGACCACATTAATTCTTCCGAATAGTGAAGGaagaaacaacaataacattttaaagaaagaaccAACAGCAATAATGCATGGAGATGAGAGGTTTTCTGAAAGTACGCTTCAACCGAGTGTAACTATTCACCATGCAATGGTGTccgaaaatataaacaaaatgccTAGAAATGGAACAGAAATATCCATTGACGATCATAGTGTAACAAAAGAATTGGAATATAATTGGCCATCAACAGTTTCGTATAACCCTAATGACAAAGAAGGAATCACATATTCCCCTGAAATTTCCAACCCCAAACaatcttcacaaacagtaaaggACGCGGAAATAGAAGAAACACAAACAAAGGAATCCATATCTCCTTCTGGAAAAAATACAGCCagttttaacaaagaaaatctCCATACATATTCGACATATATTCCTATAAAACATTCgacatttacaaaaattatagAGCCATACACAACAGAAACGTTAGCATGGACATCGCAGCAGTATTCATCACCAATAACTAAACAAAGAACTGATTTGGGGACCACAAACAATCATTTTCATGACAATATAAATACATCACGGCCGATGTATTCCACTCAAATATCTGAGCCTGAAAGACAGTCAAATATTAAAAGTATTCCAACAGCTAACACACTTAACATTTCTTATGTAACACAAAACGGCACATTTAGCTCATCTACTACAGTGTCATACGAATCAAGTACAGCTAACTTAATGTCACTGCTGTACTCTACTGCGTCTTCTGCAACTAAGCCTGACCTCACCACTAGTACCAGCAGAACTACACTTCCAG CTTTACTGCCAGCTTGTGAAGAAATTGGGTCTTTCCGCGCACCGAATAGCTGTCATCATTACTACGACTGTCTGTATTATGGCAAGGGAGAAATCGTACAGTCTCGAGTAAAGAAATGTCGTGGTTGTTTCGTTTTCAACAGTCAACTTGGAATTTGTGATATTCCTGAACATGTTCCAGAGTGTTCTGCAAATCCTAAAGCATCAAACTGTACAAGTGAAGGCTACTTCTTAGTTCCTGGATCAACAAGTGCATATTATGTTTGCAAAAAGAATGCCGAAGGCTTCATTCACAGAGAAACGAGAGAATGTGGGGGAGAGAGGATAAAAAACTGTACCTTTTTACAAAACATAACTTTATTTTCTGACGAAAAAGGGTTTAAATGCACTGAGAACGGATTTTTCTCACATCCAAATGATTGTAACAAATTCATTCATTGTGTGAAAAAGGTTAATGGTACATTTGTGCCAGAAGTTAAGAGCTGCTCCTCTCGTCTCTTTTTTAATGAAGTTGGAGGTTATTGTGATCATCCAGAAAATATTTTAAGCTTAGAGGAATCATATGATGTCGATGTAAGATAA